A portion of the Microlunatus phosphovorus NM-1 genome contains these proteins:
- a CDS encoding PSP1 domain-containing protein, with protein MARVMAVSFTRYGRLYYLDAGDEAYTVGEKVLVPTESGPEVAECVWAPEYVSDVDFGELPRCAGRAEQAQLDRDAANRQRRAEAKVVAKRLIKRHDLPMKVMGVDYLDHGKDFDELIFIYFTAPHRVDFRGLVSDLARALRARIDLRQIGSRDGAKLVGGLGSCGRELCCATFLTGFEPVSLRMAKLQDLPANPLRISGACGRLMCCLKFEHPLYLDFAQSAPAVGSQVSTPAGDGTVIAHQVPADAVVVRVKGAGVQVCAKADVCPSRAAYNQRSPRNAQAAG; from the coding sequence ATGGCTCGGGTGATGGCCGTCTCGTTCACGAGATATGGCCGCCTCTACTACCTCGATGCCGGCGATGAGGCCTATACCGTCGGCGAGAAGGTGCTGGTGCCCACCGAGTCCGGGCCGGAGGTGGCCGAGTGCGTCTGGGCCCCGGAATACGTCTCCGATGTGGACTTCGGTGAGTTGCCGCGCTGCGCAGGACGTGCCGAGCAGGCACAGCTCGACCGGGACGCGGCGAACCGCCAGCGCCGGGCTGAGGCGAAGGTCGTCGCCAAGCGGCTGATCAAGCGGCACGACTTGCCGATGAAGGTGATGGGCGTCGACTACCTCGACCACGGGAAAGACTTCGACGAGTTGATCTTCATCTACTTCACGGCTCCGCATCGGGTCGACTTCCGCGGACTGGTCAGCGACCTGGCTCGCGCGCTGAGAGCCCGGATCGACCTGCGCCAGATCGGCTCCCGCGACGGGGCGAAGCTGGTCGGCGGGCTCGGCTCGTGTGGTCGGGAGCTGTGCTGCGCCACGTTCCTCACCGGGTTCGAGCCGGTCAGTCTGCGCATGGCGAAACTGCAGGACCTGCCCGCCAACCCGCTGCGCATCTCAGGTGCCTGCGGCCGGCTGATGTGCTGCCTGAAGTTCGAGCACCCGCTCTACCTGGACTTCGCCCAGTCAGCCCCCGCGGTGGGCAGCCAGGTCAGCACGCCGGCCGGCGACGGCACGGTGATCGCCCACCAAGTGCCGGCGGATGCCGTTGTCGTACGGGTGAAGGGCGCCGGCGTGCAGGTCTGCGCCAAGGCGGATGTGTGCCCCTCACGCGCTGCGTACAACCAACGCAGTCCGCGCAATGCACAAGCTGCTGGCTGA
- a CDS encoding replication initiator: protein MADPLLLANPLALVTGEMAREVAASQGVCGRPLIRRVLDRDTGTDTQVAIPCGSTRERVCPACAAKARRLRIQQCAEGWHRDTEPERACDHDPDAGDGVDQEDEDDSSSGEAGSRRARSTKRRSDAPDLPRVPVEDRTIGRTYTSPQGREYRPSMFLTLTLPSYGAVRAGAPLDPDTYDYRRAALDAVVFPRLVDRFWQNLRRVAGYRVQYFAAVEPQHRLAPHLHAAIRGTIPRKVIKQVVEATYLQVWWPAFDEPVYVHRKPCWDGHDYCDPDTGELLPTWQEALDQADPDTPAHVARFGAQYDLAGIIAPSKDADRAIRYLTKYLTKSIADAYAPSDDDDLPPDPRYLAHIDRLHDELQFLPCGERCANWLRYGIQPLDAGPGLVAGRCGGKAHDRDHLGLGGRRVLVSRQWSGKTLSEHRADRATVVREALEAAGMLAPEIERMAATVLAKDGKPRFVWTDTRPDATTYVTLVLAAIAEQQCWRAQYQAAKEAADLVDNSSADTGPPP from the coding sequence GTGGCTGATCCACTGCTGCTGGCGAACCCGCTGGCCCTGGTCACCGGCGAGATGGCCCGTGAGGTCGCCGCCTCCCAGGGTGTGTGCGGCCGGCCGCTGATCCGGCGCGTCCTGGACCGCGACACCGGCACAGACACCCAGGTGGCGATCCCCTGCGGCTCCACCCGCGAACGGGTCTGCCCAGCCTGCGCCGCAAAGGCTCGACGGCTCCGCATCCAACAGTGCGCCGAAGGCTGGCACCGCGACACCGAACCCGAGAGGGCCTGCGACCACGACCCGGACGCTGGCGACGGCGTCGACCAGGAGGACGAGGACGACAGCAGTAGCGGTGAGGCAGGGTCACGGCGAGCACGCTCGACCAAGCGACGCTCGGATGCGCCGGACCTGCCACGGGTGCCCGTCGAGGACCGCACCATCGGACGGACCTACACCTCGCCTCAGGGTCGCGAGTATCGGCCGTCGATGTTCCTCACCCTGACGTTGCCCTCCTACGGTGCGGTGCGGGCTGGTGCGCCGCTCGACCCGGACACCTACGACTACCGGCGTGCCGCGTTGGATGCGGTGGTGTTTCCGCGGCTGGTGGACCGGTTCTGGCAGAACCTGCGCCGGGTCGCCGGGTATCGGGTGCAGTACTTCGCCGCCGTCGAACCGCAGCACCGGCTCGCGCCGCATCTGCACGCCGCGATCCGGGGCACCATCCCCCGCAAGGTGATCAAACAGGTCGTTGAGGCCACCTACCTGCAGGTGTGGTGGCCCGCCTTCGACGAGCCCGTCTACGTGCACCGCAAACCGTGCTGGGACGGGCACGACTACTGCGATCCCGACACCGGCGAGCTGCTCCCGACCTGGCAGGAAGCCCTCGACCAGGCCGACCCCGACACCCCGGCACACGTGGCGCGGTTCGGTGCGCAGTACGACCTGGCGGGGATCATTGCCCCGTCCAAGGATGCGGACCGGGCGATCCGGTATCTGACGAAGTACCTCACCAAGTCCATCGCCGACGCCTATGCGCCGAGCGACGATGACGACCTGCCACCCGATCCCCGCTACCTGGCGCACATCGACCGGCTGCACGACGAGCTGCAGTTCCTGCCGTGTGGTGAGCGGTGCGCCAACTGGCTCCGCTACGGCATCCAACCGTTGGATGCCGGACCCGGGCTGGTCGCCGGGCGTTGTGGTGGGAAGGCGCATGATCGCGACCATCTCGGGCTTGGCGGCCGCCGCGTCCTGGTCTCCCGGCAGTGGTCCGGCAAGACCTTGTCTGAGCATCGCGCCGACCGCGCCACCGTGGTCCGGGAAGCCTTGGAAGCGGCGGGGATGCTCGCTCCCGAGATTGAACGGATGGCGGCAACCGTGCTGGCGAAGGACGGCAAACCTCGGTTCGTGTGGACCGACACCCGGCCTGACGCGACCACATACGTGACGTTGGTCTTGGCCGCTATCGCCGAACAGCAGTGCTGGCGTGCGCAGTACCAAGCCGCCAAGGAAGCAGCAGACCTTGTGGACAACAGTTCGGCAGATACCGGTCCCCCGCCGTGA
- a CDS encoding helix-turn-helix domain-containing protein, whose amino-acid sequence MYGEESVLRSLLHLRRSSRYTVDACTATSGPYVVLRCPGGLSLLACDVEPLDALATAVMDARAALLAATDQVWRCGEDSPDVLQRRYSALGLGWQDPIEEESPGREEPTQRLPGEPPDQVSEWLSVEEASELSGVAVTTLKNGEWRRAHELVADKDSRHRLMFRREDVIALGPARRRGRPAA is encoded by the coding sequence ATGTACGGCGAGGAGTCGGTGCTGCGGTCGTTGCTGCATCTGCGGCGGTCGAGCCGGTACACGGTGGACGCCTGCACAGCCACCAGTGGCCCGTACGTGGTGCTGCGATGCCCGGGCGGGTTGTCGCTGCTGGCCTGTGATGTGGAGCCGTTGGACGCCCTGGCCACGGCGGTGATGGACGCCCGCGCAGCGCTTCTGGCTGCCACTGATCAGGTGTGGCGGTGCGGGGAGGACAGCCCTGATGTGTTGCAGCGCCGCTACAGCGCTCTCGGGCTCGGCTGGCAGGACCCGATCGAGGAAGAGTCGCCAGGGCGGGAGGAACCGACTCAGCGGCTGCCGGGTGAGCCTCCGGATCAGGTCTCGGAGTGGCTGAGTGTGGAGGAAGCCTCCGAGCTGAGCGGGGTGGCGGTCACGACGTTGAAGAACGGGGAGTGGCGACGTGCCCACGAGCTGGTCGCGGACAAGGACAGCCGGCACCGGCTGATGTTCCGCCGTGAGGACGTGATCGCTCTCGGCCCTGCCCGCCGTCGGGGTCGGCCAGCAGCATGA
- a CDS encoding HAD family hydrolase, with protein sequence MATVTANQRLVDVLAATRPVLLDFDGPVTHLFINGRNRMVADRMREAIPKDFQPPPDVWDTYDPLIVLRWTGSNTPRSVQEAVDAASVEGEVDAAHQTEPTPGSVEFLRACKQVGRPVVMVSNNAEQAIRAYLDRFDIADLVRAVIARTPGRPDLMKPHPDSINRALAVLDAEPSACCMVGDSVTDIRVCTTTGVHSIGFAKNPKRGQELAGAGAEALVDSMVSLANALITV encoded by the coding sequence GTGGCAACCGTGACCGCCAATCAGCGCCTGGTCGATGTGCTCGCCGCGACCAGGCCGGTCCTTCTCGACTTCGACGGACCCGTCACCCACCTATTCATCAACGGCCGGAACCGCATGGTGGCCGACCGGATGCGCGAAGCGATCCCGAAGGACTTCCAGCCCCCGCCCGACGTGTGGGACACATACGACCCGCTGATCGTCCTCCGCTGGACAGGCTCCAACACGCCGCGCTCCGTTCAGGAGGCCGTCGATGCCGCCTCCGTGGAGGGCGAAGTAGACGCCGCACATCAGACGGAGCCCACGCCCGGATCGGTCGAGTTCCTCCGCGCCTGCAAACAGGTTGGCCGTCCGGTCGTCATGGTCAGCAACAACGCAGAGCAAGCAATCCGCGCCTACCTTGACCGATTCGACATTGCGGACCTCGTGAGAGCGGTTATTGCGAGGACACCAGGACGACCTGACCTGATGAAGCCGCATCCGGATTCGATCAATCGTGCCCTGGCGGTCCTCGACGCTGAACCGAGCGCCTGCTGCATGGTCGGAGACTCAGTCACCGATATCAGGGTCTGCACTACGACGGGGGTCCACTCCATCGGCTTTGCCAAGAACCCGAAGCGTGGCCAAGAGCTTGCCGGCGCTGGCGCTGAAGCGCTAGTTGACTCGATGGTCAGTTTGGCGAACGCGTTGATCACCGTCTAG
- a CDS encoding GntR family transcriptional regulator gives MTGLDPDDPRPPYIQVANVLRAAILTRKLEPGEKLPSQADLAERYGVARMTIQQSLRLLREEKLIVSRQGSGVFVRERTARPVGLRPHIEAAFEKPDVQIDFSGYTAETLHTAIQEPLDKIRNGLLTPETIHVRLLLSDMSVPMAIPSRAGDDPGDDPRVRARMERTATRYAGGIAESVSELAQLQLVQRAGVEVKVHSSAPLFKLYLINGSDLFFGFYPVREHEVTLDGDQVAIFDPMGKDTELFHHTSGEPDSIGTLYLSEAAKWFDSIWTTIARPWQP, from the coding sequence GTGACTGGCCTAGACCCCGACGACCCACGACCCCCGTACATCCAGGTCGCCAACGTTCTCCGCGCGGCGATCCTCACGCGCAAGCTGGAGCCCGGGGAGAAGCTGCCGTCGCAGGCAGACCTGGCCGAGCGCTACGGCGTCGCGAGGATGACCATCCAGCAGTCTCTGCGGCTGCTTCGCGAGGAGAAGCTGATCGTCTCGCGGCAGGGGAGTGGCGTGTTCGTGCGCGAGCGCACCGCGCGCCCGGTCGGTCTGCGTCCCCATATCGAGGCCGCGTTCGAGAAGCCAGATGTGCAGATCGACTTCTCGGGCTACACGGCCGAGACGCTCCACACCGCGATTCAGGAACCGCTCGACAAGATTCGCAACGGGCTGCTCACCCCGGAGACGATCCACGTTCGACTCCTGCTGTCGGACATGTCCGTGCCGATGGCGATCCCGTCGCGAGCCGGCGACGACCCCGGCGACGACCCGCGCGTGCGAGCCCGGATGGAGCGCACCGCCACCCGCTACGCAGGAGGCATCGCCGAGTCGGTGTCCGAACTCGCGCAGCTGCAACTCGTCCAGCGTGCAGGGGTCGAGGTGAAGGTCCACTCGTCAGCGCCGCTGTTCAAGCTCTATCTGATCAACGGCTCCGACCTGTTCTTCGGCTTCTACCCGGTGCGTGAACACGAGGTCACCCTCGATGGCGACCAGGTCGCCATCTTCGACCCCATGGGCAAGGACACCGAACTGTTCCACCACACCAGCGGGGAGCCCGACAGCATCGGCACGCTCTACCTCAGCGAGGCTGCAAAGTGGTTCGACAGCATCTGGACGACCATCGCCCGCCCGTGGCAACCGTGA
- a CDS encoding tyrosine-type recombinase/integrase, translating into MSIHRYTTASGEVRYRARVKSHGRAVASRVFSRKRDAVAWEQDQYRRLRSGEWLDPRRGRVPLGTVAEDWLASRTTVKRRTLESDRGVWRNYIRPRWEHRPVSSITAADVSSWLGDLMARGLARSTVTRALATLRSLLSYAVADGRIAVNPAALVKPPTGGQARREGQMLSVEELAALAEACHGRYGELVLVLGLQGLRWGELAGLQVGDRVAVPGPGLRLSRTVLASNGGGALYVDTLKNRRARTVPLVAAVVPIVQRWAEGKASDEWLFSAPEGGPLRETNWKRSVRWSEATTAIGRSQLRVHDLRHTAASMWLGSGADPKVVQRVLGHASAAMTMDLYGHLIDRNLWDAAARLGDISGTRDPSDDDEDGAAGTASGS; encoded by the coding sequence ATGAGCATCCACCGGTACACGACCGCGTCGGGTGAGGTTCGCTACCGCGCTCGGGTGAAGTCGCACGGTCGTGCGGTCGCCTCGCGGGTCTTCTCCCGGAAACGTGACGCTGTGGCCTGGGAGCAGGATCAGTACCGGCGTCTGCGCAGCGGCGAGTGGCTGGACCCGCGTCGCGGCCGAGTCCCGCTGGGGACCGTGGCTGAGGACTGGCTGGCATCGCGTACGACGGTGAAGCGGCGCACGTTGGAGAGTGACCGGGGCGTGTGGCGGAACTACATCCGCCCGCGTTGGGAGCATCGGCCCGTCTCCTCGATCACGGCTGCGGACGTGTCGTCCTGGCTGGGCGACCTCATGGCCCGAGGGCTGGCCCGCTCGACGGTGACGCGGGCGTTGGCGACGTTGCGGTCTCTGCTGTCGTACGCCGTCGCAGATGGGCGCATCGCGGTGAATCCTGCTGCACTCGTGAAGCCGCCCACCGGTGGTCAGGCTCGACGCGAGGGTCAGATGCTGAGCGTCGAGGAGTTGGCCGCTCTCGCGGAGGCGTGCCACGGTCGGTACGGCGAGCTGGTCCTGGTGCTCGGGCTGCAGGGCCTGCGCTGGGGCGAGTTGGCCGGCCTGCAGGTCGGTGACCGGGTGGCGGTGCCTGGGCCTGGGCTGCGCCTGTCGCGGACGGTGCTGGCGAGCAACGGCGGTGGCGCGCTCTACGTCGACACCTTGAAGAACCGGCGTGCCAGGACGGTGCCTCTGGTCGCCGCGGTCGTGCCGATCGTGCAGCGCTGGGCTGAGGGCAAGGCGTCGGACGAATGGCTGTTCTCAGCCCCGGAGGGCGGCCCGCTCCGCGAGACGAACTGGAAGCGATCCGTGCGGTGGTCCGAAGCGACCACGGCGATTGGCCGGTCGCAGCTGCGCGTCCACGATCTGCGGCACACGGCGGCGTCGATGTGGCTGGGCTCGGGTGCCGATCCGAAGGTGGTGCAGCGGGTGCTGGGACACGCCTCGGCGGCGATGACGATGGACCTCTACGGGCACCTGATCGACCGCAACCTGTGGGACGCAGCGGCACGTCTCGGGGACATTTCGGGGACACGCGACCCCTCGGACGATGATGAAGACGGTGCGGCCGGGACGGCATCTGGCTCGTGA
- a CDS encoding transglycosylase family protein, translated as MTTPDVTITGSSASGPTSEPAGPEPIASVPATSGRTAAWVPIALRRLIGVVAAVALVVGMSFGAAKPAEAKGNVWNRVAKCESGGRWKINTGNGYYGGLQFSASTWRAYGGKKYGKQAHKASKAEQIAIARRVLAGQGPGAWGGCARKAGLTKKTGKANRHAKPALTKAQKKAKAAKIKKLKATKVATVTKKTHSLKELAKRYYVKGGWQAVYRLNVGKVVKRPKAHIKHGTKIRLR; from the coding sequence ATGACGACCCCAGACGTGACGATCACAGGCAGCTCCGCGTCAGGACCCACATCGGAACCGGCCGGACCAGAACCGATCGCGTCAGTACCGGCGACCTCCGGTCGAACCGCAGCCTGGGTACCCATCGCGCTGCGTCGGCTGATCGGCGTCGTCGCAGCAGTCGCCCTGGTCGTCGGCATGTCGTTCGGCGCGGCCAAGCCGGCCGAGGCCAAGGGCAACGTCTGGAACCGCGTCGCCAAGTGCGAGAGCGGCGGTCGCTGGAAGATCAACACCGGCAACGGCTACTACGGCGGATTGCAGTTCTCGGCCAGCACCTGGCGCGCGTACGGCGGCAAGAAGTACGGCAAGCAGGCGCACAAGGCGAGCAAAGCCGAGCAGATCGCCATCGCCCGTCGGGTGCTCGCTGGCCAGGGACCTGGTGCCTGGGGCGGTTGCGCTCGCAAGGCGGGGCTGACCAAGAAGACCGGCAAGGCCAACCGGCACGCGAAACCGGCGTTGACCAAGGCACAGAAGAAGGCCAAAGCCGCCAAGATCAAGAAGCTGAAGGCCACCAAGGTCGCCACCGTCACCAAGAAGACCCATTCGCTGAAGGAGCTCGCGAAGCGTTATTACGTCAAGGGCGGGTGGCAGGCGGTCTACCGGCTCAACGTCGGCAAGGTCGTCAAGCGGCCCAAGGCGCACATCAAGCACGGCACCAAGATCCGGCTGCGCTAG
- a CDS encoding helix-turn-helix domain-containing protein, whose product MIMKVYLTVEEVAKALRVPVATVRWLRQEGRFAPAIRVGRRLVWDEAELAAWMAQNREPAA is encoded by the coding sequence ATGATCATGAAGGTGTACCTGACGGTTGAGGAGGTCGCCAAGGCGTTGCGGGTGCCGGTGGCGACGGTGCGCTGGTTGCGGCAAGAGGGCCGCTTCGCCCCCGCGATCAGGGTCGGTCGGCGTCTCGTGTGGGACGAGGCCGAACTCGCGGCTTGGATGGCTCAGAACCGAGAACCCGCAGCATGA
- a CDS encoding alpha/beta hydrolase, producing the protein MPPRSRRQRVVVVVALVSVLAVILGSALLPYVSRTAAPDPAQTEAPIESSTASAIRPGASRSEAGRPILPITDVQPRGFTNPPPGHGKQRYLDQRIAWSDCGDKGLQCAVVKAPLDYAEPDGQAITLALAKRAASEQPRVGTLFLNPGGPGASGVDLVARFDAKGLERYDLIGWDPRGTGASTPVVCANGKAMDAYTSVDISPDDAAEEAGLEQSQLDFGRGCLDRSGALLAHISTVETVHDLDLLRQLTGEDRLNYLGFSYGTKIGAYYAELYPQQVGRVALDGAVNLTDDKRISQLDGFERALNSFAAWCAEHECKLGDTKAAVLDSIRDLLRGLDDKPIDGGRAELTQQLGLTGILAVLYENEEGWRYLERALEMAIDDRDGRYLLYFADVYNERGKNGQYGQLQFSFEAIRCLDSPEDSVAKAWREADAKAKRAPVLGPFAGADLSCPLWPVASAPKLSRITGEGTAPVLVIGTTGDPATPYEYAERMADQLESGQLLTLRGEGHLAYSQSPCIRRYVQAYLLTGAMPTAGTRC; encoded by the coding sequence ATGCCGCCCCGAAGTCGCCGACAACGTGTCGTTGTCGTGGTGGCGCTGGTGTCCGTCCTGGCGGTGATCCTGGGCTCGGCGCTCCTCCCGTACGTCAGCAGAACCGCTGCGCCTGACCCAGCGCAGACCGAGGCGCCCATCGAGTCGTCGACGGCATCGGCGATCCGACCGGGGGCTTCGCGGTCCGAGGCAGGGCGCCCGATCCTGCCGATCACCGACGTACAGCCGCGCGGCTTCACCAACCCACCGCCCGGGCATGGCAAGCAGCGCTATCTCGATCAGCGGATCGCCTGGTCGGACTGCGGCGACAAGGGCCTGCAATGCGCGGTGGTGAAGGCGCCGCTGGACTACGCCGAACCGGACGGGCAGGCCATCACGCTGGCGCTGGCCAAGCGGGCGGCCAGTGAGCAGCCTCGGGTCGGTACGTTGTTCCTCAATCCGGGTGGCCCGGGGGCGTCGGGGGTCGACTTGGTGGCCCGGTTCGACGCGAAAGGGCTGGAGCGCTACGACCTCATCGGTTGGGATCCGCGCGGCACCGGTGCGTCGACACCGGTCGTCTGTGCCAATGGCAAGGCGATGGACGCGTATACCTCCGTCGACATCTCGCCCGACGATGCGGCCGAGGAGGCCGGGCTGGAGCAATCCCAGCTCGACTTCGGTCGCGGCTGCCTCGATCGGTCGGGTGCCTTGCTGGCCCACATCTCCACCGTCGAGACGGTGCATGATCTCGATCTGCTGCGACAGCTGACGGGCGAGGATCGGCTGAACTATCTCGGCTTCTCCTACGGCACCAAGATAGGCGCCTACTATGCCGAGCTCTATCCGCAGCAGGTAGGCCGAGTGGCCCTGGACGGCGCCGTCAATCTCACTGATGACAAGCGCATCAGCCAGCTGGATGGTTTCGAGCGGGCGCTCAACAGCTTCGCCGCCTGGTGTGCAGAACACGAGTGCAAGCTCGGCGATACCAAGGCGGCGGTGCTCGATTCGATCCGAGACTTGCTGCGCGGCCTGGACGACAAGCCGATCGACGGTGGTCGGGCTGAGCTCACCCAGCAACTGGGGCTGACCGGGATCTTGGCTGTGCTGTACGAGAACGAGGAGGGCTGGCGCTATCTGGAGCGAGCCCTGGAGATGGCCATCGATGATCGTGATGGCCGCTATCTGCTGTATTTCGCCGACGTCTACAACGAGCGTGGCAAGAACGGTCAGTACGGCCAGCTGCAGTTCTCCTTCGAGGCCATCCGCTGCCTCGACTCCCCGGAGGACAGCGTGGCGAAGGCGTGGCGAGAGGCGGACGCCAAAGCGAAGCGCGCGCCGGTCCTGGGGCCGTTCGCCGGCGCGGATCTGAGCTGTCCGTTGTGGCCGGTTGCGTCGGCGCCCAAGCTGTCGAGGATCACCGGTGAGGGAACTGCGCCGGTCCTGGTCATCGGCACGACCGGGGACCCGGCGACGCCGTACGAGTACGCCGAGCGGATGGCTGACCAGCTCGAGTCCGGTCAGCTGCTGACCCTAAGAGGTGAGGGGCATCTTGCCTACAGCCAGAGTCCCTGCATCCGTCGTTATGTCCAGGCCTATCTGCTGACTGGCGCGATGCCGACCGCGGGAACTCGCTGCTGA
- a CDS encoding DUF2461 domain-containing protein — protein MSFEGIPVAALDFYDDLEQDNSKTFWQAHKSVYDEAVQRPMSDLMDQVAADFGEPKLFRPYRDVRFSKDKTPYKTHQGVFVAAFPGGGWYVHVDAAGVLVGAGWYAADAKALAAIRHHVDLDGERLRGLIAELERDGWEISGDRLRTTPRGWSADHPHLDLLRHKTMFASRRYDNDPVVHTAEFADRLRTDWTAARPLVEWVAAAVADG, from the coding sequence GTGAGTTTCGAGGGCATCCCTGTTGCGGCGCTGGACTTCTATGACGATCTGGAGCAAGACAACTCGAAGACCTTCTGGCAGGCGCACAAGTCGGTCTATGACGAGGCTGTGCAGCGGCCGATGAGTGACCTGATGGATCAGGTGGCTGCCGACTTCGGTGAGCCGAAGCTGTTCCGGCCCTATCGTGACGTCCGGTTCTCCAAAGACAAGACGCCGTACAAGACGCATCAAGGCGTGTTCGTGGCCGCCTTTCCCGGCGGTGGTTGGTACGTACACGTCGACGCGGCCGGCGTGTTGGTGGGTGCGGGCTGGTACGCCGCAGATGCGAAAGCGCTGGCCGCCATCCGACACCACGTGGACCTTGATGGTGAACGACTGCGGGGACTGATCGCGGAGTTGGAACGCGACGGCTGGGAGATATCCGGCGATCGGCTCCGGACCACACCTCGTGGTTGGTCCGCCGACCATCCGCATCTGGATCTGCTGCGGCACAAGACGATGTTCGCGAGCCGACGCTATGACAACGACCCGGTCGTGCACACCGCTGAGTTCGCTGACCGGCTGCGTACGGACTGGACCGCCGCCCGTCCGCTCGTCGAATGGGTCGCCGCCGCGGTAGCCGACGGGTAA
- a CDS encoding FtsK/SpoIIIE domain-containing protein gives MITAVASWSRAVATGLGWTLRGLRLGLGEVWWWIGGALRFLIRAPGRALVWTGATVYGYLHQTWLLLGGLVMIALVPALWARCWPTSYLQRIVHPAWRRKIRRSVRRKWPALMEACGLGRRVIGKDGTELRVPTLARSRWEDPDVLVVVPQLMVGQTVEDVVSVSERLRVTVGSRQVRIVPNPTHTGCTVRFLFADPLAAVVEARFPSPNLAAAIQTADMGVTEDGQPWRLPIPVSTLTAGCTGSGKASAMWMLLLNLAPAIRSGLVQVHGVDLKGGMELGLGTRLFTRYATTPEQAVILLEDAVQAMTARAAMLAGHARSHTPSTAAPLVVILVDELAMLTSYLSNQRDLFQRADKALRALLGLGRAPGFVVWGFLQDPRKDTVPQRHMFTQTIALRLREREEVAMVLSDGAVAAGALCHKIPRTTPGVGYALTEDGDVTRVRCAFVPDDMIRALAVHFRAPLQIPIRLPEPEPDPAPRSRSRTARSRS, from the coding sequence ATGATCACGGCGGTCGCCTCGTGGAGCCGTGCCGTGGCGACCGGTCTCGGCTGGACTCTTCGTGGTCTGCGGCTCGGGCTCGGCGAGGTCTGGTGGTGGATCGGCGGCGCGCTCCGGTTCCTGATCCGCGCACCCGGCCGCGCCCTGGTCTGGACGGGTGCCACGGTCTATGGCTACCTCCATCAGACCTGGCTCCTGCTGGGTGGTCTGGTGATGATCGCTCTGGTGCCTGCGCTGTGGGCCAGGTGCTGGCCGACCTCCTACCTGCAACGGATCGTGCACCCGGCGTGGCGGCGCAAGATTCGCCGCTCGGTGCGCCGCAAGTGGCCCGCGCTAATGGAAGCGTGCGGGCTCGGTCGTCGGGTGATCGGCAAGGACGGCACCGAGCTGCGCGTCCCGACCCTGGCCCGGAGCCGGTGGGAGGACCCCGACGTGCTGGTCGTCGTGCCGCAGCTGATGGTCGGCCAGACCGTCGAGGACGTAGTGAGCGTCTCCGAACGGCTCCGGGTGACGGTCGGCTCCCGGCAGGTCCGGATCGTCCCCAACCCCACCCATACGGGCTGCACGGTCCGGTTCCTGTTCGCCGATCCCTTGGCGGCGGTGGTGGAGGCCAGATTCCCTTCGCCGAACCTGGCAGCAGCCATCCAGACCGCGGACATGGGTGTCACCGAGGACGGGCAGCCGTGGCGGCTCCCGATCCCCGTCTCCACCCTCACGGCCGGGTGCACCGGGTCCGGTAAGGCGTCGGCGATGTGGATGCTGCTGCTGAACCTCGCCCCCGCCATCCGGTCCGGCTTGGTGCAGGTCCACGGCGTCGACCTGAAAGGCGGGATGGAGCTCGGGCTCGGCACCCGGCTGTTCACCCGCTACGCCACCACCCCCGAGCAAGCCGTGATCTTGCTCGAGGACGCCGTCCAGGCCATGACCGCCCGCGCCGCCATGCTCGCGGGGCACGCTCGGTCGCACACGCCGTCGACGGCCGCGCCGCTCGTCGTGATCTTGGTCGATGAGCTGGCGATGCTGACCTCGTACCTGTCGAACCAGCGCGACCTGTTCCAGCGGGCTGACAAAGCCCTTCGCGCGCTGCTCGGGCTGGGTCGGGCTCCGGGGTTCGTGGTGTGGGGCTTCCTGCAGGACCCCCGCAAGGACACTGTGCCGCAGCGGCACATGTTCACCCAGACCATCGCCCTCCGCCTCCGCGAACGCGAAGAGGTCGCCATGGTCCTCTCCGATGGTGCGGTCGCGGCCGGGGCGCTGTGTCACAAGATTCCCCGCACCACACCCGGTGTCGGCTACGCGCTGACCGAGGACGGCGACGTCACCCGCGTCCGCTGCGCGTTCGTGCCCGACGACATGATCCGCGCCCTCGCCGTCCACTTCCGCGCACCCCTCCAAATCCCGATCCGCCTGCCCGAACCCGAACCTGATCCCGCGCCCAGGTCGCGGAGTCGAACCGCAAGGAGCCGATCATGA